DNA sequence from the Corynebacterium yudongzhengii genome:
GATGCGGAATCGCTCGTCGAGTTCGCCGGCCGCGCCTGCTACGAGAGCTTCGACCGGCCCAACCCGCGCACGGCGGAGAACGACGCCTACCTGCGCCATCTCATGGAGGTTGGCCATCACGGCCCGCTCGAGCACGCGCACGCCACGATGTATGTGCGGGGCATCTCGCGCGCCGCCGCCAACGAGCTCATGCGGCACCGGCATTTCTCTTTCTCGCAGCTTTCGCAACGCTTCGTGCCCACGGAGAGCGCGGAGGTCGTCGTGCCCCAGGCTATCGCCGAGGACGAAGAGCTCAAGCGCCTGCTGCTCAACGCCGCCGACGAGGCCCGGTTTGTCTATGACGAGCTTCTCGACGCCCTGGAGCAACGGCTCGCCGACGAACCCAACGCACTGTTGCGTCGGAAACAGGCCCGGCAGGCGGCGCGGGCGATCCTGCCGAACGCGACGGAGTCACGGGTCGTGGTCAGCGGCAACCTGCGCACCTGGCGGCATTTCATCGCGGTGCGCGCCACCGAGCATGCTGACCTGGAGATTCGCACCCTGGCGGTGCGGTGTTTGCGGGTGCTTAGCGACGTCGCCCCCACCCTCTTCGCGGATTTCCAGATCCAGCAGTTAGCCGATGGCTCGGAGATGGCGATCAGCTCCTTGGTCTCCGAAATGTAGCCGAAGGTCACGCCGGTGCACCGTTTCTCGTAGTTGGCCTGTAACCTGGGGCCCTATGAGCACTGGTTTGACCGCGAAGAACGGAACGGACGCTTTCGGAACTGTCAGCGTCGCCATGGTCACCCCCTTCGGTCGTGACGGCGACGTCGACCTGACCGCCGGTCGCGCTCTGGCACGCCACCTCGTAAACGAGGGAGTCGACTCCCTCGTTCTCGCTGGCACGACCGGGGAATCGCCGACCACGACCACCGCGGAAAAACTCGCTCTTCTGAAAGCTGTCAAGGAAGAAGTCGGGGACGAGGTCAAGCTCATCGCCGGCGCGGGCACGAACAACACCGCGACCACGATCGAGATGGTTCAGGCCTCGGCTGAGGCGGGGGCGGATGCGTTGCTCGTCGTCACGCCGTACTACTCCAAGCCCTCCCAGGCCGGTATCCAGGCCCACTTCGAGGCCGTGGCCGATGCCACCGAACTGCCCATCTGCCTCTACGACATCCCGGGCCGCTCCGGTGCCGAGATCGCCTCGGATACGATCCGCGCCCTCGCCGAGAAGCCGACGATTCGGGCCTTGAAGGACGCTAAGGGTAATCTGGGTGAGTCCGCAGCGCTGATCCAGGAGACGGGCCTGGCCTGGTACTCGGGAGAAGACCTTCTGAACCTTCCGTTTTTGTCCATTGGAGCCACCGGTTTCATCTCCGTCATCGGGCATGCCGCCCCGGCGGCCCTCCGGCAGCTGCACACAAGCTTCGAGGAAGGCGACCTCGCCCGCGCACGGGAAATCAACGCCACTGTAATGAAGCCGCTGGCAGATGCCCAGGCCCGCCTGGGTGGAGTCAGTATGGCGAAAGCCGCCCTGCGTTTGCAGGGCATCGAGGTGGGAGACCCGCGTCTTCCGGTCGTCGGCCCCGATGACCAGGAGGTCGAGGAACTCCGCCGAGATTTGACCAATGCTGGAGTCTTATAAGTATGAACGAACCCCGTAACCGCTCCCGGAAAGTCACCCGCAAGGCTGGCCCGCCGGAGGCGGACAACATCGAGACCGCCTCGAACTCCGAGGCGGCTCCGGTTTTCCAGGCCCCGGATAAGAACGCGGCCGACAAGGACGAGAAGTCTGATAAGGGCGAGAAGTCCAACGGCAGGAACAACAACGGCAACAAGAAGAACAACCGCTCCCGTAACCGCGGTCGCCGTGGCGGCCGGGGTCGTGGTGGCAACAACGACCGGGGTAGCCGTCGTAACGTCGTCAAGTCCATGCAGGGCAACGACCTGACCAAGCGCCTGCCGGAGCCGCCGAAGCAGGCCAAGGGCAGCGTGCGTCTGTACAACCTGGGCGGTATCTCCGAGATCGGCCGCAACATGACCGTCTTCGAGTTCAACGGTCGTCTGCTCATCGTCGATGTCGGAGTGCTGTTCCCGTCGTCGGGGGAGCCGGGGGTGGATCTGATCCTGCCGGACTTCGGGCCGATCGAGAATAAGCTGGACAAGATTGACGGTATCGTCGTCACGCATGGTCACGAGGACCACATCGGCGCGATCCCGTGGATTCTGAAGCTGCGCAACGACATTCCGATCTACTCGGCGAAGTTCACCCTGGCGCTGATCGCGGCGAAGACGAAGGAGCACCGCCAGCGCCCGAAGCTGCACGAGGTCAACAAGGATTCCGATATCCAGGTCGGCCAGTTCCGCCTCCGCTTCTGGACCGTCGGCCACTCCATCCCGGACGCTCTGGGCGTGTCCATCAAGGCCGGCGGCAACCACATCGTCATGACCGGCGACATCAAGCTGGACCAGACGCCTTATGACGGCAAGCCGACCGACCTGCCCGCGCTGTCGCGCCTGGGCGATGAGGGCATCGACCTGTTTCTGGTCGACTCGACGAACGCCTCGACGCCGGGTATCTCGAACTCCGAGGCCGGCATCGAAGACGAGCTCATGCGCCTGGTACAGAAGGCCCGTCAGCGGGTGATCTTCTCCTCGTTCGCGTCGAACGTCTCGCGCGTGCAGATGGCGATCAACGCCGCCGTTGCCGCCAACCGCAAGGTCGCGTTCAACGGCCGCTCGATGATCCGCAACATGGAGATCGCGGAGAAGCTCGGCTACCTCAAGGCGCCGAAGGGCACGATCGTCTCGCTCAACGATGTCGCCAAGATGGCCCCGCACAAGGCCATGCTCATCACCACCGGCACGCAGGGTGAGCCGATGGCGGCGCTGTCGCGGATGTCGCGGCGCGAACACCGCCAGATCACCGTGCGCGACGGCGATACGATCATCATGTCTTCCTCGCTGATCCCGGGCAACGAGGAGGCTGTCTTCTCGGTGCTCAACAACCTCTCCCAGATCGGCGCCGAGGTGATCACCAACAAGGAGGCCAACATCCACGCCTCCGGCCACGGCTACGGCGGCGAGCTGCTCTTCCTCTACAACGCGGCGCGCCCGAAGAACGCCATGCCGGTCCACGGTGAGTGGCGCCACCTGCGCGCCAACAAGGAGCTGGCGATCTCCACCGGCGTGAAGCGCTCGAACGTGGTGCTGGCGCAAAACGGCGTCGTCGTCGAGCTCAACAACGGCAAGGCGGAGGTCGTCGGCCAGATACCGGTCGGCAACCTGTACGTCGACGGCGTCACCATGGGCGATGTCGACGCCGACGTGCTCAGCGACCGCACCAACTTGGGCGCCGGCGGCGTCATTTCGATCACGTGTGTCATCGACGACTCCTCGGGGCGCCTGCTCGAGGCCCCGCGCGTGTCCACCACGGGCTTTGCCGACGACGACCGCGGCGTGATCCCCGAGGTCACCGAGCTGGTCGAGTCCGCCATGACCGACCTGGCAGCCCAGGGCGAGAACGACACCTACCGCATGGTGCAGCAGCTGCGCCGCCGGGTGTCCAAGGAGATCGAGCACAAGTGGAAGCGCGAGCCGGTCATCCTGCCGACTGTCGTGCCCATGGGCGGCAGCGACGCGGAAGTCATCGAGGACGAGGACATCGAGAGCTCCCGCGAATCTCTCTAGAGTTCTCTCTACAGTGGAGGCATGAGTTTCTCCGCTACCGAACGCCAGCGGCTCGCTGATCTGCTGCTGGACAAAGGCCCCGATGCACCCACCCTCTGCGAAGGGTGGGCCACCCGCGATCTGGCTGCGCACCTCTATGTGCGCGAGCATCAGCCGCTGGCGGCCGCCGGCATGTTCGTCGGCCCGCTCAATAGCCGGCTAGAAGCCGCGATGCAGGCCCAGAAAGACCGCGACTATGAATCGCTGGTGCTGGACTGGGCCGCCGGGCCGCCGCGTTTGATCCCCATGCGTTTCCTCGACACCTGGGTCAACGCGGCCGAGCACTTCATCCACCACGAGGACGTGCGCCGCGGCGACGGCGTCATCGAGCCGCGCGAGTTCAGCCGCGAGGTGGAAAAGCAGTTCGTGCGCACCCTCAAAGCGGGGGCCTCGATGTTCATCACCGCCCCAGGCAAGCCCGTGGTCTTGACCCCTCCGGAGGATCCGCCGATCGTCGTGGGCGGCAAGCGCGGCGTCGCCGAAAAGGGCGACGATGTCATCCGTGTCTCCGGCGCCCCCGGCGAGCTTTTGCTCTGGGCCTATGGCCGCGACGCGGTGGAGGTGGACGTGACGGGTGATGCGTCCGTCGTGAAGCGCTAAAAATCTGCCGCCTGCGCCCGGTGTGGCTGATGTGAATGACGGGGCAAGAGATATTAGAGTTACAGCCATGTCTGTGAAAAACACGGCCCCTCGGTCGAGTACCCGTTCGTCGTCCCGCCCGGCCAACCGGTCGAGTAAGGGCTCGACGCCGGTCAAGAGACCGTCCACAAGCGCACGCCGCGCTGCCGAGACCGCCCCCGAGCGGACCGGCAGCGCTTTTCGTCCTGTGGGAAAGGCCGTGACCGGGATGTTTTCCGCGGTCGGCGACCTCGCCCGCCCGAAGGGCGCAGAACACCGCCCGAAGGAAGAACCCGAGAAGCCCACGACCAAGACTGAGGAGCCAGTGACAACGGAGGAGAGCCCCGACAACGACAGTCCCCGCCGCCACGACGGCATCGCGCTCGTCCTTTTGGGGCTTGCCGCGATCGTCGGCGCCTCGGTGTGGATGGACATCGCCGGGCCCATCGGCGCGGCCATCGCGACCGGCGTCCACGTCATCATCGGCGCCGGCGCGTTCGTCCTGCCGGTCGTGCTGGTGGCGCTGGCCATCGCGCTCATGATGGATATCCACCCGCCGCGCGCGGTCCAGGGCCGCGTGGCGCTGGGTGCGGTGCTCATCGTCGTCGGTATGCTGGGTCTTATCCACCTCTTCGCCGGCGACCCCGACGCCTGGGCCGAGCGCCAGCAGGCGGGCGGTGCGGTCGGCGCCTTCGTCGGTGGACCGCTGGCCCTAGGCTTTTCGACGTTCGTGGCCGTGCCCCTCCTCATCCTCGTGATCGTCTACGGCGCCCTTAGGGTCACCGGAATTACCGTCAAGGAACTCGTCGACCTCATCGGCGAGCACCTGCGCGGCGACGGCTCCGAGAAGGATAGCGACGAGTCCTACGACGAGTACGCCGACGTCGATCGCGAACTCGACGACATCGCCGAAGGCCGCAGCCCCACCCGGCGCCGTCGGCGCCCGAGCCCCCGGCCGCGGCGCACCCCGATGGAGAACTACCCGCCGGACGAGACCGCCCGGGCGGCCGAGCCGAGCCTGTTCGATGAGCCGCTGGACGTCGAGGAAGAAGACGAGCCCGGCACCGGTGCCGCAGCGGCCAAGGGCGCCGACACCGACACCATGCCCGCGGTGAAGAAGCCGGAGCCCAAGAAGCCCGCGCCGAAGCAGCCGGCCACCGACGCCGTCGCCAATTCGCGCGAGCAGATGCGCCAGGCGATCATCGCGCGCTCCGGGATCGATCCCTCCGCCGTGCCGGCGGCCACGCCGAAGAGCGAGGAGGAGACCGAGGCCCCGCAGCCCGAGGCCCGCAAGCCGGAATCCTCCGATGACTACACCCCGCCGTCTACCGATCTGCTCATCCCCGGCGAGGCCCCGAAGACCCGCACCGAGGCCAACGACCGCGCCATCGAGGCGATCACGGACGTTTTCGCCGAGTTCAAGGTCGACGCCCAGGTCACCGGCTTCTCCCGCGGGCCGACGGTCACGCGTTATGAGGTCGAGCTCGGCCCCGGCGTCAAGGTCTCCAAGATCACCAACCTGCAGCCGAACCTGGCCTACGCCGTGGCGACCGACAACGTGCGCCTGCTCGCCCCGATTCCGGGGAAGTCGGCCGTCGGCATCGAGGTCCCCAACGCGGATCGCGAGATGGTCCGGCTGGCCGATGTCCTCAACTCTCCGAGCGTTGTCGGCAACCACGACCCGATGCTCATCGGCCTCGGCAAGAACATCGAAGGCGAGTTCGTCTCCCACTCGATTCAGAAGATGCCGCACCTTCTGGTCGCGGGTTCGACCGGCTCCGGTAAGTCGGCGTTCGTCAACGCGCTTCTGGTCTCGCTGCTCACCCGCGCCACCCCCGATGAGGTCCGCCTCATCCTGGTGGATCCGAAGATGGTGGAGCTCACCCCGTATGAGGGCATCCCGCACCTGATCACGCCGATCATCACCCAGCCGAAGAAGGCCTCGGCGGCGCTGCAGTGGCTCGTCGAGGAGATGGAGCAGCGCTATTTGGACATGAAGTCCGCACGCGTGCGCCACATCAAGGACTTCAACGCGAAGGTCCGCTCCGGCGAGATTGAGGCCCCGCCCGGCTCCGAGCGGGAGATGCGCCCGTACCCGCAGATCGTCTGCGTCGTCGACGAGCTCGCCGATCTCATGATGACCGCCCCGAAGGAGATCGAGGACTCGATCGTCCGCATCACGCAGAAGGCGCGCGCCGCCGGTATCCACCTGGTGCTGGCCACGCAGCGCCCGTCCGTCGACGTGGTCACCGGCCTGATCAAGACCAACGTCCCGTCCCGGCTGGCGTTCGCCACCTCCTCGCTCACCGACTCCCGCGTCATCCTCGACCAGGCCGGCGCCGAGCGTCTCATCGGCATGGGCGATGCCCTGTTCATCCCGCAGGGCGCCGGCAAGCCGAAGCGCCTGCAGGGTGCCTTCGTCACCGACGAGGAGATCCAGGCCGTCGTCGACGCCGCCAAGGAGCAGGCCGAGCCGCACTACACCGAGGGCGTGACCGAGGACAAGGAGGCCGAGGCCAAGAAGGACATCGACGAAGACATCGGCAAAGACATGGACGACCTCCTCGAGGCGGTCGAGCTGGTGGTCACCTCCCAGTTCGGTTCCACCTCGATGCTGCAGCGCAAGTTGCGCATCGGCTTCGCCAAGGCCGGCCGACTCATGGACCTCATGGAATCCCGCGGCGTGGTCGGCCCCTCGGAGGGCTCGAAGGCCCGCGAGGTGCTGGTCAAGCCCGAGGAGCTCGAGACCATCATCTGGATGATCAAGGGCGCCGATCCCGCCGAGGCCCCGAAGGGCGTCGAGCTTGACGACGACACCGCCGCCACCAACGACGCCGAGCACGACAGTGACGGCGAGCAGGCGGAGACCCGCACGGTGAGCGCGACCTACAACCCGACCTCCGGCGCGGTGTAGCGCGGAAGGCCTTTAGGCGGTTAAGATGATCCGCTGTGTAAGGAGGGGAGTACCCCACCACCTGGCCTAGATCGTCAGCACGGCGGCTCGCGCGAGCCCCCGGTCGGGCCGGCCCACCTGGAAGTACCGGTGGGCGGGGGAGACCTCCGGTCACGAACATGCATTTTCGACCGGAGGACACTTTCATGTCTGTACCCCTGTGGATCTGGGCGCTCACGATCGCCGTGATCGCCGGATTCTTCATCTTCGACTTCGTCACCCACGTCCGCACCCCGCACGAGCCCACGCTCAAGGAGTCGGCCGGGTGGTCGCTGTTCTATGTCGCCTTAGCCCTCGCCTTCGGCGGCATCGTCTGGTGGCTGTGGGGCGGCGAGCACGGCATGCAGTACTTGACGGGCTATGTCACGGAGAAGGCCCTAAGCGTCGATAACCTCTTCGTGTTCGCCCTGATCATCGGCGCGTTCAAGATCCCTCGCCGTTACCAGCAGAAGGTGCTGCTCATCGGCATCGTCTTAGCGCTGCTCTTCCGCCTCGTGTTCATCCTGCTGGGCGCGGCCATCATCGAGGCCTGGTCGGATGTGTTCTACATCTTCGCCGTGTTCCTCATCTACACCGCGGTTAAGCTGTTCTGGGACGAAATCCAGGGCAACGAGGGCACCGACCCGCAGGACATGCGCGTGGTCAAGTGGCTCAACAAGGTCGTTCCGGTGACCAACCGCTACTACCGCGACCGGCTGTGGGTGCGCAAGAGCGGCAAGCTCTCCATGACCCCGCTGTTCGT
Encoded proteins:
- the thyX gene encoding FAD-dependent thymidylate synthase, which gives rise to MAIARQLDVQLIAHSQFTPPSGTGWEPQDGVSDAESLVEFAGRACYESFDRPNPRTAENDAYLRHLMEVGHHGPLEHAHATMYVRGISRAAANELMRHRHFSFSQLSQRFVPTESAEVVVPQAIAEDEELKRLLLNAADEARFVYDELLDALEQRLADEPNALLRRKQARQAARAILPNATESRVVVSGNLRTWRHFIAVRATEHADLEIRTLAVRCLRVLSDVAPTLFADFQIQQLADGSEMAISSLVSEM
- the dapA gene encoding 4-hydroxy-tetrahydrodipicolinate synthase, yielding MSTGLTAKNGTDAFGTVSVAMVTPFGRDGDVDLTAGRALARHLVNEGVDSLVLAGTTGESPTTTTAEKLALLKAVKEEVGDEVKLIAGAGTNNTATTIEMVQASAEAGADALLVVTPYYSKPSQAGIQAHFEAVADATELPICLYDIPGRSGAEIASDTIRALAEKPTIRALKDAKGNLGESAALIQETGLAWYSGEDLLNLPFLSIGATGFISVIGHAAPAALRQLHTSFEEGDLARAREINATVMKPLADAQARLGGVSMAKAALRLQGIEVGDPRLPVVGPDDQEVEELRRDLTNAGVL
- a CDS encoding ribonuclease J; amino-acid sequence: MNEPRNRSRKVTRKAGPPEADNIETASNSEAAPVFQAPDKNAADKDEKSDKGEKSNGRNNNGNKKNNRSRNRGRRGGRGRGGNNDRGSRRNVVKSMQGNDLTKRLPEPPKQAKGSVRLYNLGGISEIGRNMTVFEFNGRLLIVDVGVLFPSSGEPGVDLILPDFGPIENKLDKIDGIVVTHGHEDHIGAIPWILKLRNDIPIYSAKFTLALIAAKTKEHRQRPKLHEVNKDSDIQVGQFRLRFWTVGHSIPDALGVSIKAGGNHIVMTGDIKLDQTPYDGKPTDLPALSRLGDEGIDLFLVDSTNASTPGISNSEAGIEDELMRLVQKARQRVIFSSFASNVSRVQMAINAAVAANRKVAFNGRSMIRNMEIAEKLGYLKAPKGTIVSLNDVAKMAPHKAMLITTGTQGEPMAALSRMSRREHRQITVRDGDTIIMSSSLIPGNEEAVFSVLNNLSQIGAEVITNKEANIHASGHGYGGELLFLYNAARPKNAMPVHGEWRHLRANKELAISTGVKRSNVVLAQNGVVVELNNGKAEVVGQIPVGNLYVDGVTMGDVDADVLSDRTNLGAGGVISITCVIDDSSGRLLEAPRVSTTGFADDDRGVIPEVTELVESAMTDLAAQGENDTYRMVQQLRRRVSKEIEHKWKREPVILPTVVPMGGSDAEVIEDEDIESSRESL
- a CDS encoding TIGR03085 family metal-binding protein, with product MSFSATERQRLADLLLDKGPDAPTLCEGWATRDLAAHLYVREHQPLAAAGMFVGPLNSRLEAAMQAQKDRDYESLVLDWAAGPPRLIPMRFLDTWVNAAEHFIHHEDVRRGDGVIEPREFSREVEKQFVRTLKAGASMFITAPGKPVVLTPPEDPPIVVGGKRGVAEKGDDVIRVSGAPGELLLWAYGRDAVEVDVTGDASVVKR
- a CDS encoding FtsK/SpoIIIE family DNA translocase gives rise to the protein MSVKNTAPRSSTRSSSRPANRSSKGSTPVKRPSTSARRAAETAPERTGSAFRPVGKAVTGMFSAVGDLARPKGAEHRPKEEPEKPTTKTEEPVTTEESPDNDSPRRHDGIALVLLGLAAIVGASVWMDIAGPIGAAIATGVHVIIGAGAFVLPVVLVALAIALMMDIHPPRAVQGRVALGAVLIVVGMLGLIHLFAGDPDAWAERQQAGGAVGAFVGGPLALGFSTFVAVPLLILVIVYGALRVTGITVKELVDLIGEHLRGDGSEKDSDESYDEYADVDRELDDIAEGRSPTRRRRRPSPRPRRTPMENYPPDETARAAEPSLFDEPLDVEEEDEPGTGAAAAKGADTDTMPAVKKPEPKKPAPKQPATDAVANSREQMRQAIIARSGIDPSAVPAATPKSEEETEAPQPEARKPESSDDYTPPSTDLLIPGEAPKTRTEANDRAIEAITDVFAEFKVDAQVTGFSRGPTVTRYEVELGPGVKVSKITNLQPNLAYAVATDNVRLLAPIPGKSAVGIEVPNADREMVRLADVLNSPSVVGNHDPMLIGLGKNIEGEFVSHSIQKMPHLLVAGSTGSGKSAFVNALLVSLLTRATPDEVRLILVDPKMVELTPYEGIPHLITPIITQPKKASAALQWLVEEMEQRYLDMKSARVRHIKDFNAKVRSGEIEAPPGSEREMRPYPQIVCVVDELADLMMTAPKEIEDSIVRITQKARAAGIHLVLATQRPSVDVVTGLIKTNVPSRLAFATSSLTDSRVILDQAGAERLIGMGDALFIPQGAGKPKRLQGAFVTDEEIQAVVDAAKEQAEPHYTEGVTEDKEAEAKKDIDEDIGKDMDDLLEAVELVVTSQFGSTSMLQRKLRIGFAKAGRLMDLMESRGVVGPSEGSKAREVLVKPEELETIIWMIKGADPAEAPKGVELDDDTAATNDAEHDSDGEQAETRTVSATYNPTSGAV
- a CDS encoding TerC family protein — translated: MSVPLWIWALTIAVIAGFFIFDFVTHVRTPHEPTLKESAGWSLFYVALALAFGGIVWWLWGGEHGMQYLTGYVTEKALSVDNLFVFALIIGAFKIPRRYQQKVLLIGIVLALLFRLVFILLGAAIIEAWSDVFYIFAVFLIYTAVKLFWDEIQGNEGTDPQDMRVVKWLNKVVPVTNRYYRDRLWVRKSGKLSMTPLFVALMAIGAVDVMFAFDSIPAIYGITQEAFLVFTTNAFALMGLRQMYFLLDGLLDRLVYLPYGLALILGFIGIKLLLHALNENNLPFINGGEDVSVPEVSTVGSLLVIVGVLAVTIVASVIRNKRDKAAGAVSEKSLKQDYDDFGNVHYVDEDGYMVDEDGNELDWDGHKLAEKGGDPTGGHAH